A single region of the Nicotiana sylvestris chromosome 6, ASM39365v2, whole genome shotgun sequence genome encodes:
- the LOC138871580 gene encoding uncharacterized protein yields the protein MKAQTLADHLDENPVDEEYEPLRTYFPDEEVMHIDEVEQVEKPEFRHILRIHNEVDDALATLASMLHHPDKAYVNPLHIQVSDQHAYCNVVEEEPDGEPWFHDIREYIRMRVYPVQATGDQKRTIRHLASGFFLSGGILYKRTLDLGLLRCIDAKKATTIMNEVHSGVCGPYMSGYVLAKKILRAGYYWLTMERD from the exons atgaaagcccaaacATTAGCTGATCATTTGGATGAGAATCCGGTGGATGAAGAGTAtgaaccattgagaacttattttcccgatgaagaggtgatgcatattgacgaggtAGAGCAggttgaaaaaccag AATTTAGGCATATtctaaggatccataatgaggttgatgatgctttggctaccttggcatcaatgttgcaccatccggacaaagcttatgtcaatcctctacatattcaagttagtgatcagcatgcctactgtaaTGTGGTTGAGGAAGAACCTGATGGTGAACcctggttccatgatatcagggaatacatcaggatgagggtatatccggtacaagccacaggtgatcaaaagagaacaattcgacatttggctagtggatttttcttgagtgggggaattttatacaaaagaactctagATCTTGGGCTattgaggtgcatagatgctaagAAAGCCACGACTATTATGaacgaagtacattctggagtttgcgggccatatatgagtgggtatgttctggcaaaaaagattcttcgagcagggtattattggctcaccatggaacgagatTGA